One segment of Apus apus isolate bApuApu2 chromosome 1, bApuApu2.pri.cur, whole genome shotgun sequence DNA contains the following:
- the DDX11 gene encoding ATP-dependent DNA helicase DDX11 isoform X4 yields the protein MEGAAAAAVAGPPPESPQAAAAAAAPGPGERRFPFPYRPYPIQERFMAALYSALEAGRVGIFESPTGTGKSLSIICGALSWLRDFEEKKQREEARLLALEESGEEGKERRASAEPGHAGSKGTAGEPDWVTAFVQKKEERDMVDRLKEEQIRRKKREDRLEKIRHNVHLKYAAKRKRSEEDETNRLLQLSKEVLSEGAGMDVLEQLDQNEEELILGEYESDEEKKVVSGLEEDDDDLEEEHVTKIYYCSRTHSQLSQFVHEVQKSPFGSDTRLVSLGSRQNLCVNEEVRRLGALQLINDRCMEMQKNKHEKKSDEENEGKKRRVSRTVCPFYSYEQMQFLRDEVLVEVKDIEQLVALGRETKACPYYGSRYAIPAAQLVVLPYQMLLHEPTRSAAGIKLKDQVVIIDEAHNLIDTITCIHSAEVSGSQLCCAHSQLSQYMERYRKRLKAKNLMYIKQILYLLERFVAMLGGNVNQNPTCQAVSQTGTVLKSINDFLFQSQIDNINLFKVQRYCEKSLISRKLFGFVERYGGPATAVKTNKENQKLAGLQSFLLTLQQGSDKKEPAGPPQSPPMEAENDQLRTASPLMQIEGFLSALTNANQDGRIILNRQGTVGQSSLKFLLLNPAVHFAKVVEECRAVIIAGGTMQPVADFRQQLLSRAGLDPARLVEFSCGHVIPPENILPIILCSGPSSQQLEFTYQTRDLPQMMDETGRILCNLCNVVPGGVVCFFPSYEYEKQVYTHWEKMGLLTRLATKKKIFQEPKKANQVEQVLVEYAKCIKRCSQAGGQMTGALLLSVVGGKMSEGINFSDDLGSPQLLARHLAEC from the exons ATGGAAggtgcggcggcggcggcggtggCGGGCCCGCCGCCCGAGTCCCcgcaagcagcagcagcggccgccgcgccgggccctGGGGAGCGCCGGTTCCCGTTCCCCTACCGCCCGTACCCCATCCAGGAGCGGTTCATGGCGGCGCTGTACAGCGCGCTGGAGGCCGGCCGGGTCGGCATCTTCGAGAGTCCCACCGGCACG GGAAAATCCCTGAGCATCATCTGCGGGGCTCTGTCCTGGCTACGAGACTTCGAGGAGAAAAAGCAGCGGGAGGAGGCGCGGCTCCTGGCGCTGGAGGAGAgcggagaggaggggaaggagcgGCGGGCTTCAGCTGAGCCGGGACACGCTGGGAGCAAGGGCACGGCGGGGGAGCCAGACTGGGTCACGGCGTTtgtgcagaagaaagaagagcgGGACATGGTGGACAGGCTAAAG gAAGAGCAGATCAGGAGGAAAAAGCGAGAAGATCGTCTTGAGAAAATACGCCATAACGTGCACTTAAAATACGCAGCAAAGAGGAAG AGATCTGAGGAGGATGAGACAAACCGCCTCCTTCAGCTCAGCAAGGAGGTTCTTTCAGAAGGAGCTGGAATGGATGTACTAGAGCAGCTGGATCAGAATGAGGAGGAACTGATCCTTGGTGAATATGAGAGtgatgaagaaaagaaagtggtATCTGG GCTGGAAGAAGATGACGATGATTTGGAAGAGGAGCATGTCACTAAG ATTTACTACTGCAGCCGCACTCACTCCCAGCTGTCTCAGTTTGTGCATGAAGTGCAAAAAAGTCCTTTTGGCTCAGACACGCGTCTCGTCTCCTTGGGATCCAGGCAG AACCTGTGTGTGAATGAGGAGGTGCGACGCTTGGGGGCTCTCCAGCTCATCAATGACCGCTGCATGGAGATGCAAAAGAACAAACATG AAAAGAAGAGTGATGAAGAGaatgaagggaagaagagacGTGTGAGTCGCACCGTCTGCCCATTTTATTCCTATGAGCAAATGCAATTTCTCCGTGATGAAGTTCTAGTGGAAGTGAAGGATATTGAGCAGTTGGTGGCTTTGGGAAGGGAGACCAAAGCCTGCCCATATTATGGGAGTCGATACGCCATTCCTGCTGCTCAG CTGGTGGTGCTGCCCTATCAGATGCTCTTGCATGAACCTACCAGGAGTGCTGCTGGGATCAAGCTGAAGGACCAGGTTGTAATCATTGACGAAGCCCACAACCTCATAGACACCATCACCTGTATCCATAGTGCGGAGGTCAGTGGCTCTCAG CTGTGCTGTGCCCACTCCCAGCTGTCGCAGTACATGGAGCGATACAG GAAACGTTTGAAGGCAAAGAACTTGATGTACATTAAGCAGATCCTGTATTTGCTGGAGCGTTTTGTGGCCATGCTGGGAG GTAATGTGAACCAGAATCCTACCTGTCAGGCAGTTTCCCAAACAG GGACAGTGCTAAAATCCATCAATGACTTTCTCTTTCAGAGCCAGATTGACAATATCAACCTCTTCAAG GTTCAGCGTTACTGCGAGAAGAGCCTCATCAGTAGGAAG CTTTTTGGGTTTGTGGAGCGATATGGAGGCCCTGCCACAGCTGTGAAGACCAACAAGGAGAACCAGAAGTTGGCTGGTTTGCAGAGCTTTCTTCTGACCCTGCAGCAGGGATCTGATAAAAAGG AGCCAGCAGGTCCTCCCCAGAGCCCTCCCATGGAGGCTGAGAACGACCAGCTCCGAACTGCCTCTCCACTGATGCAGATTGAAGGATTTCTGTCAGCCCTCACCAATGCAAACCAAGATGGCCGAATTATTCTCAACAGGCAAG gCACAGTTGGTCAGAGCAGCCTCAAATTCCTCTTACTGAACCCAGCTGTCCACTTTGCCAAGGTGGTGGAAGAATGCCGTGCTGTAATCATTGCTGGGGGCACCATGCAGCCG GTGGCCGATTTCcgccagcagctgctgtcccGTGCGGGCCTGGACCCTGCGCGCCTCGTGGAGTTCTCCTGCG GACATGTCATTCctccagaaaacattttaccCATTATCCTCTGCAGTGGTCcttccagccagcagctggagttCACCTACCAGACGAGGGACCTGCCCCAGATG ATGGATGAGACGGGTCGAATCCTTTGCAACCTGTGCAATGTGGTCCCAGGGGGTGTGGTGTGCTTCTTCCCCTCCTATGAATATGAGAAGCAGGTGTATACACATTGGGAGAAGATGGGGCTGCTCACCCGCCTGGCAACTAAGAAGAAG
- the LOC127393965 gene encoding zinc finger protein 501-like: MDNTEKGKLHQESPFRAKLHLFPSRKLTGDTLQDTHQRQVCKQELETESMVEASFGKRQGMITSRGMEVWECKESGRAHISKVILAVDEPDPPMCGNSAIWIQQVGEKTYQCPECGKSFSRSSYLSQHQRIHLAEKPFSCSECGKSFTRNSDLIKHQRIHTGEKPYQCNECEKTFSQRSNVIRHQRTHTGERHYQCNECGKSFSQNSHLIVHQRSHKGEKPFHCPRCEKSFSDRSSLIIHRRVHTGEKPHKCQECGKRFRDSSAIIRHQRIHTGEKPYECTECGKTFRQSSSLVTHMRTHTGEKPYKCPICGKGFSQSSALTTHRRIHGGKALPIYPSGLLPNPYQCAQCGRRCSDCSTLAKHQTTHAEERPYICVECGDSFRRSSALSVHLRIHRGERPYKCEACGKTFRHSSALGAHLRIHAGDKPYECGECGKSFRKSSTLKVHLKIHVAKKPYKCAVGRRMLASRSLLP, translated from the coding sequence ATGGACAACACAGAGAAGGGCAAGCTTCATCAGGAAAGTCCTTTCAGAGCTAAACTGCATCTGTTCCCCTCCAGAAAGCTGACAGGAGATACTCTCCAGGATACCCATCAAAGACAGGTCTGCAAGCAAGAGCTGGAGACAGAAAGTATGGTGGAGGCATCTTTTGGAAAGAGACAGGGAATGATAACTTCTCGTGGGATGGAGGTCTGGGAGTGCAAGGAGAGTGGTAGAGCCCACATCAGCAAGGTTATCCTTGCTGTGGATGAGCCAGATCCACCAATGTGTGGGAACAGTGCCATTTGGATTCAGCAGGTGGGAGAGAAAACTTACCAGTGTCCTGAGTGTGGGAAGAGCTTCAGCCGGAGCTCATACCTAAGCCAGCACCAGAGGATCCACCTGGCGGAGAAACCCTTCAGCTGCTCAGAATGTGGGAAGAGCTTCACCCGCAACTCAGACCTAATCAAACACCAGCGAATCCACACCGGTGAGAAGCCCTACCAATGCAATGAGTGCGAGAAGACCTTCAGCCAGAGGTCCAACGTGATCAGGCACCAGCGGACCCACACGGGAGAGAGACACTACCAGTGCAATGAGTGTGGGAAGAGCTTCAGTCAGAACTCGCATCTCATTGTTCACCAGCGAAGCCACAAGGGTGAGAAACCCTTTCATTGCCCCCGGTGTGAGAAAAGCTTCAGCGACCGCTCCTCCCTGATCATACACCGGAGAGTGCACACTGGGGAGAAGCCCCACAAGTGCCAGGAGTGCGGTAAGCGCTTTCGGGACAGCTCAGCCATTATTCGGCATCAGAGGATCCATACGGGAGAGAAACCATACGAGTGCACCGAGTGTGGGAAAACCTTCCGGCAGAGCTCCTCACTGGTGACCCATATGCGAACGCACACGGGCGAGAAGCCCTACAAGTGCCCCATCTGCGGGAAGGGCTTTAGCCAGAGCTCAGCACTCACCACTCATCGCCGGATCCATGGGGGGAAGGCCTTGCCCATCTACCCCAGCGGCCTCCTGCCCAACCCCTACCAGTGTGCCCAGTGCGGCCGGAGGTGCAGCGACTGCTCCACTCTGGCCAAGCACCAGACCACGCATGCCGAGGAACGGCCCTACATCTGCGTGGAGTGCGGGGACAGCTTCCGTCGGAGCTCAGCTCTCAGCGTGCACCTGAGGATCCACCGCGGGGAGAGACCCTACAAGTGCGAGGCGTGCGGAAAAACATTcaggcacagctcagccctcGGTGCCCACCTGAGGATCCATGCAGGCGACAAGCCCTATGAGTGTGGCGAGTGTGGGAAAAGCTTCCGGAAAAGCTCAACGCTTAAAGTGCATTTGAAAATCCATGTGGCCAAGAAACCTTATAAATGTGCGGTGGGTAGGAGGATGCTCGCTTCCCGCTCGCTTCTGCCGTAG